The sequence below is a genomic window from Cucumis melo cultivar AY chromosome 5, USDA_Cmelo_AY_1.0, whole genome shotgun sequence.
AAAACTCATATAAGGACACCACATGCATGTTaagattctaccatatatgaaGACATCATTATGACCTCTAAtgaagtaattaaattaattataatgcTCAAATTTCCTATTGACATATGACTTAATATGTATCAATGTATAGTGCTCACCACGTTAGTGCGCAAATATTTTCATCTTATTACAAGTTACATTCTTTcctaaattataaatttatcgTTGTTTTTACGTCAAGATTAGGTGTGCTTTATGAtccatatttaaaattttattagaCAGCTAAACTTAAATTAGAAATATTTGAAAATCAATTGGAAGTCGGAAAATTAAACTTCGTAATATAGTTATAAAAGAGGGAAGAAATAGTAGATGCAAAATTCAAAGCCAtgtaataatatttattattattatccaCTCCTCAACCAATCCTTCATCTTACGTCAAACCTCAAGCCATTAATTAACAACATCCAAAATTCTCCCatcaattataataaaatatttttaactaCTCCTAAAGGTAGAGAATTAGTAAATAAAAGataagagattaaaaaaaataaaataaaataaaacgaGTAGATTATCAAAGAAACCAAAACCCCACTATCCTCTACtttttattaaactaattacAATAACAATAAACAATAAAGAAATCCTTAATTTTGGTGGCTAGGATTGGCCCATTTTCTAAATCTAAAACTCTCCTTCCTGGAAATTACCCCCATCCCCCATTTGAACGTAGCTGTTTTTGTCGACTTAGACTATTACTATTATTCTATAATTTATTCAAAGCACAAACTTTTGAATTTATGAAGATCTATTCCTTTATAAATACCAATCTGAATTCATTTTCTTTGAATCTCCTTGAGTCATTCTCAGTTCAGACTCCATTTCAGAGcctaaaaagaaaacaaaaaagagagaaaaaatttaGTATACTTGAACAAGAAccataaagaagaagaagaaaaagaagaagaagaagaagaagaagaagaagaagaagaagaagaagaagaagaagaagaagattttagtgattatcaattattattgaatttaaaatcaataataataatggggAGAGCTCCTTGCTGTGAGAAAATGGGGTTGAAGAAAGGTCCTTGGTCTCCTGAAGAAGATAGAATTTTAACCAATTTTATTCAAAATCATGGCCATAGCAATTGGCGAGCTCTTCCTAAACAAGCTGGtgagtttttattattattacaattcATTTGTCATTTGTCATTAAAAAGattcaatttttatttgattttcaatttttatttttaatatctaaacAGAAAAACATAAACCCAGAATAACCCACGTCTTAGATTTACTAATTTCATCAAATGTTGAAAAAAAGTTTggattttttaaaactttatttgcatccttttcttttcctaacCTTTTGCTTTTGTAATTTTCGTGTTTAGGTCTTTTAAGATGTGGAAAAAGTTGTAGACTTCGTTGGACAAATTATTTGAGACCTGATATTAAGAGAGGCAACTTCactaaagaagaagaagatgccattatCAACCTACACGAATTGCTTGGCAATAGGTAAATTTTTCTCTCgacctttattttttcttttaggttCTTCTCAAGGACGTTGAAATCTTCATACTATAAATTCTCTTATCTATAAAAATTAggttagaaaataaaatttacaataaatctcatcaacttttaaatttctaatcAGTTGAATATAGAATAACTCTAGTAATATAAACCATACCAACCAAGAAATCGCAAGTTTAATCATTCCACTCCATAttataaaaaggaaaatgatAACAAGTTATGACGATATATTCTCGACCAAAACAATATTATTCATTTCTAGCTAGATATTATATATGTTTAAAATTTACTTTTTTGTTATGAATAAATTGggattaatattttttttttcctttttgttacTGTTAGATGGTCAGCAATAGCAGCCAAGTTGCCGGGTCGAACGGACAATGAAATCAAGAATGTTTGGCACACACACTTGAAGAAAAGGCTggaaaaaaacataattaaaaaaacaacagCTCCAAAATTAtctgaaaacaaaagaaaaaaacaaataaaaccaTCAAACTCTTCTTCATCCATTGTTATTGATAGTACAAATCAAACCCAAGTTCCCAATTATTCCTCAACAACAATGTCCCCTTCTTCACAACAATCTTCAAGTTGTGAGATATCTTCATCACTCACAGATCATACTTACATGACTGAAAATGAGTACTACAGCTACACGGT
It includes:
- the LOC103499420 gene encoding transcription factor MYB14-like, with product MGRAPCCEKMGLKKGPWSPEEDRILTNFIQNHGHSNWRALPKQAGLLRCGKSCRLRWTNYLRPDIKRGNFTKEEEDAIINLHELLGNRWSAIAAKLPGRTDNEIKNVWHTHLKKRLEKNIIKKTTAPKLSENKRKKQIKPSNSSSSIVIDSTNQTQVPNYSSTTMSPSSQQSSSCEISSSLTDHTYMTENEYYSYTVEDAMPPIDESFWSDVVENSMTNSNSDSSSNSNYDSEEKREEFPPVSMDMTETNSDKRLHGQCVVDDDMEFWYNVFVKAGEISELPEF